One window of the Zygotorulaspora mrakii chromosome 6, complete sequence genome contains the following:
- a CDS encoding cation diffusion facilitator family transporter (similar to Saccharomyces cerevisiae ZRC1 (YMR243C) and COT1 (YOR316C); ancestral locus Anc_8.792), protein MKLTGKEIRICSLLLLDTVFFVLEITIGYMSHSLALIADSFHMLNDIISLLVALWAVNVAKIRSPDATYTYGWKRAEILGALINAVFLIALCFTILIEAIQRLISPPVIENPKLVLIVGFAGLVSNFVGLFLFHDHGSSHGHGHGHSHGGGSTAHADEEAAEHHSHTHNVYTSSELEQNESDISIDHSNDNIRDVWPQSVVERMSNEHTGLLKKNDHTHATEETSTDDKKAKKGPKSLNMHGVFLHVLGDALGNVGVIIAALFIWKTNYSWRFYSDPLVSLIITVIIFSSALPLSRQCSRILLQATPSTISAEKVQKEILAVSGVKSVHDFHIWNLTESFYIASLHVKIDCLPSQFTTVAKGIRNILHNHGIHSATVQPEFASKDVSLDTSKRFSLLAGSGPIHNESPDDLTEQEGSTPTPGYGSTISDGNCLVDQAANCNADDCLPK, encoded by the coding sequence ATGAAGTTAACCGGCAAAGAGATCAGAATATGCTCTCTCCTGCTCCTAGATACGgtttttttcgttttgGAGATTACCATCGGGTACATGTCTCACTCGTTGGCGTTGATTGCAGACTCGTTCCACATGCTGAATGATATCATCTCTCTGTTGGTTGCGCTGTGGGCTGTCAACGTAGCCAAGATCCGCAGTCCTGACGCTACGTACACGTACGGCTGGAAAAGAGCGGAAATTCTCGGTGCTTTGATTAACGCAGTCTTTTTGATCGCTCTATGTTTCACAATTTTGATCGAGGCCATCCAGAGATTAATTAGCCCACCTGTTATCGAGAATCCCAAGCTGGTTCTTATCGTTGGGTTCGCAGGTCTAGTCTCGAATTTTGTCGGCCTATTTTTGTTCCACGACCACGGCAGTTCCCATGGCCATGGCCATGGTCACAGTCACGGTGGTGGGAGCACTGCACACGCTGACGAAGAGGCCGCTGAACACCATTCCCACACTCACAACGTCTACACCTCCTCCGAACTGGAACAAAATGAAAGCGATATCTCCATCGACCATTCTAATGATAATATCAGAGATGTGTGGCCACAAAGTGTTGTTGAAAGAATGTCTAATGAACATACCGGtctattgaagaagaatgaTCACACCCATGCGACGGAAGAAACATCTACGGACGATAAAAAGGCCAAGAAAGGGCCAAAATCACTCAATATGCATGGTGTCTTTTTACATGTGCTAGGTGATGCCTTGGGTAATGTTGGTGTTATCATTGCTGCTCTCTTCATATGGAAAACGAATTACTCGTGGAGATTTTACTCTGATCCTTTAGTATCCTTGATTATTACTGTCATTATCTTCTCGTCGGCATTACCTCTATCCCGTCAATGTTCAAGAATATTATTACAGGCTACGCCATCAACGATATCAGCGGAAAAGgttcaaaaagaaatcttgGCAGTTTCTGGTGTTAAATCCGTTCACGATTTCCATATCTGGAACTTGACTGAATCTTTTTACATTGCATCGCTTCATGTGAAAATCGATTGTTTGCCAAGTCAATTCACAACTGTTGCCAAGGGAATTAGAAATATCTTACACAATCATGGTATTCATTCTGCAACTGTTCAACCAGAGTTTGCATCAAAGGATGTCAGTTTAGATACTTCTAAGAGATTTTCTTTGCTAGCTGGTTCGGGGCCAATACACAATGAATCCCCAGATGATTTGACTGAGCAAGAAGGATCGACACCAACACCTGGTTACGGTTCAACCATATCTGATGGCAATTGTTTAGTTGATCAAGCAGCAAACTGTAATGCCGATGATTGCTTGCCAAAATAG
- the SFG1 gene encoding Sfg1p (similar to Saccharomyces cerevisiae SFG1 (YOR315W); ancestral locus Anc_8.791), with protein sequence MYTTPSNMSTPPRLRPLSIPTTPTKKVKATSLKGKQAEFTPSKAPRKFHFMRKEEPFRGIGISELLPSLANIILNQSIKNEKAPELDEIESPYAFESDNTLSSDIASFNLSSDSSSIPSSSPEFEEFSFAEPWVAPSMSKINDMALNLSRIYHSSFLPSIENSGSKTAVPYLKHRPCHRIKKPGRPILRLHSGSLNLLVSSSSGSLEDATIFATEINASLASPEGEKIPCIKNSFEKVTIPVNSSVKERQKKNRKKLLGECYESESESECTNQSDTSDAAFIKGFEIKLDEDREKDFEKRVNEIKSVQWAKSLML encoded by the coding sequence ATGTATACGACACCATCCAATATGTCAACTCCACCAAGGCTCAGGCCTCTCTCAATTCCGACAACTCCGacaaaaaaggtaaaaGCGACCAGTTTAAAGGGTAAGCAAGCCGAATTCACACCATCGAAGGCTCCtagaaaatttcatttcatgAGAAAGGAGGAACCGTTTCGAGGAATCGGGATATCTGAATTATTGCCAAGTCTAGCTAACATTATCCTAAATCAGTCcataaaaaatgaaaaggcTCCAGAGCTGGATGAGATAGAATCCCCTTACGCATTTGAAAGTGACAATACATTGAGTTCAGATATTGCTTCGTTTAACTTATCAAGTGATTCTTCGTCAATtccttcttcatctccagaatttgaagaattctCGTTTGCTGAACCATGGGTTGCGCCATCGatgtcaaaaataaatgacATGGCACTGAATTTGAGTCGAATATATCACTCCTCATTCCTACCTtctattgaaaattcagGATCTAAAACTGCTGTACCTTACTTGAAACATAGACCATGCCATCGTATTAAGAAACCTGGTAGACCTATATTAAGATTGCACTCAGGTTCGCTCAATCTTTTAGTGAGTTCTTCGAGTGGTTCTTTAGAAGATGCCACAATTTTTGCTACTGAAATTAATGCTTCATTAGCAAGTCCAGAAGGTGAAAAGATACCTTgtataaaaaattcattcGAAAAGGTTACGATTCCGGTCAATAGCTCAGTTAAGGAGCgacagaaaaagaataggAAAAAATTATTGGGAGAATGCTACGAATCAGAGTCAGAGTCAGAATGTACAAATCAATCTGATACTTCTGATGCGGCCTTCATAAAGGGATTTGAAATAAAATTAGATGAGGATAGGgagaaagattttgaaaaaagggttaatgaaatcaaaagtgTTCAATGGGCTAAAAGTTTGATGTTATAA
- the SPS4 gene encoding Sps4p (similar to Saccharomyces cerevisiae SPS4 (YOR313C); ancestral locus Anc_8.790), translating into MSVFHRKHSGSSKNLPVLLSSEGPSNFHADGLPDLVQDQVHGIANEVHEVVNGKKATIPSKTIDHFRSYPLVQQTRSFLHQIPVARVVLSNTKPMVKQVLESKPLQLALPVTNAVDSVANLGLNLTEKIIPSLKTKTYQRLGEEAMIPYHFTAKYGKIATDQTFAIVEKNVYNPAHSQVLKFRKYYNEKFYDTKGKPLVRSTFDPVTAPVNNVFEKLTIKYFPNGKDVPKEGYSSELNRSLALFINFVSRTAPIVEQNVLTITMLPCNYAKHVNDVFNKSLDKQPQMTLKYSWTASKDAVKQLEREMIRYVKGKSPTKMLKRSKNTIQENVEQVENEIQAQVA; encoded by the coding sequence atgtcTGTCTTCCACAGAAAGCATTCCGGATCATCCAAAAATCTACCTGTGTTGTTATCGTCTGAGGGACCATCTAACTTTCACGCAGATGGTCTACCTGACTTGGTTCAAGATCAGGTGCACGGGATTGCAAATGAGGTTCACGAAGTTGTTAACGGTAAGAAAGCCACAATCCCCTCCAAGACTATCGATCATTTTAGATCTTACCCCTTGGTGCAACAAACCCGCTCTTTCCTTCACCAAATTCCGGTAGCCAGAGTTGTTCTCAGCAATACTAAACCAATGGTCAAACAAGTTTTAGAATCCAAGCCACTGCAATTGGCACTACCTGTCACCAATGCCGTTGACAGTGTCGCTAACTTGGGTTTAAATTTGACGGAAAAGATTAttccatctttgaaaactaAAACGTATCAAAGATTAGGTGAAGAAGCAATGATTCCATATCACTTTACTGCCAAATATGGTAAAATTGCAACGGATCAAActtttgccattgttgaaaagaatgtttATAATCCGGCTCATAGTCAAGTTCTGAAATTTAGAAAATATTACAATGAGAAATTTTACGACACAAAAGGCAAACCATTAGTGAGAAGTACTTTTGATCCTGTTACGGCGCCCGTCAATAATGTTTTTGAGAAGTTAACTATCAAATATTTCCCAAATGGCAAAGATGTTCCAAAAGAAGGCTACTCAAGTGAATTGAACAGGAGTTTAGCGCTATTCATCAATTTCGTTAGTAGAACGGCACCAATAGTTGAGCAAAACGTTTTGACCATAACAATGTTGCCCTGTAACTATGCCAAACACGTAAATGATGTTTTTAACAAAAGTTTGGACAAGCAGCCCCAAATGACACTGAAGTACTCTTGGACCGCATCAAAGGATGCTGTTAAACAATtagaaagagaaatgaTCAGATACGTTAAAGGCAAATCACCAACAAAAATGCTCAAAAGGTCAAAAAATACGatacaagaaaatgttgaacaggtcgaaaatgaaattcaaGCTCAGGTAGCATAA
- the RPL20B gene encoding 60S ribosomal protein eL20 (similar to Saccharomyces cerevisiae RPL20A (YMR242C) and RPL20B (YOR312C); ancestral locus Anc_8.789) produces the protein MRIFAPNEVVAKSRFWYFLQKLHKVKRASGEVVSVNQIHEAHPTTVKNFSVWVRYDSRSGTHNMYKEIRDVSRVAAVQTLYQDMAARHRARFRSIHILKVAEIEKTADVKRQYIKQFLSKDLKFPLPHRVQNSTKVFSYKRPTTFY, from the coding sequence ATGAGAATTTTTGCACCAAACGAGGTTGTTGCCAAGTCTCGTTTCTGGTactttttgcaaaaattgcACAAGGTCAAGAGAGCTTCCGGTGAAGTTGTTTCTGTCAACCAAATTCATGAAGCCCACCCAACCACCGTTAAGAACTTCAGTGTTTGGGTTAGATACGACTCCAGATCTGGTACTCACAACATGTACAAGGAAATCAGAGATGTTAGCAGAGTCGCTGCTGTCCAAACTTTGTACCAAGACATGGCTGCTAGACACAGAGCTAGATTTAGATCAATTCACATTTTGAAGGTggctgaaattgaaaagactgCTGATGTCAAGAGACAATACATCAAGCAATTCTTGAGCAAGGATTTGAAATTCCCATTACCTCACAGAGTTCAAAATTCTACCAAGGTCTTCTCTTACAAGAGACCAACTACCTTTTATTAA
- the DGK1 gene encoding diacylglycerol kinase (similar to Saccharomyces cerevisiae HSD1 (YOR311C); ancestral locus Anc_8.788), with amino-acid sequence MSEDNTIPTSNDSGYLNGNDDVTGLRSRKEKNQSQDQKNDKDQTKEDIETWVKQHIPLTEIHLKSHEWFGDFITKHEIPRKVFHSSIGFITLYLYTKDVNYKNVLPPLMYAFVILLTLDIIRLNWQLFNKAYCRTVGALMRRNEIHTYNGVLWYILGLIFSFEFFSKDVALISLFLLSWSDTAASTVGRKYGYLTPKIARNKSLAGSLAAFAVGLATCYMFYGYFVPHYAQFNKPGEIKWSPETSKLSLAKLSWLGGLVAALSEGIDLFNWDDNFTIPVLSSIFLDLVIRISRK; translated from the coding sequence ATGTCAGAGGATAACACTATACCGACCAGCAATGATTCAGGGTATTTGAATGGCAATGATGATGTCACGGGGCTAAGATCAAGAAAGGAGAAGAACCAATCACAAGATCAAAAGAATGATAAAGACCAAACGAAGGAAGACATTGAGACCTGGGTCAAGCAACATATACCACTTACTGAAATTCATTTAAAATCGCATGAGTGGTTTGGTGATTTCATAACCAAACATGAAATACCTCGTAAAGTATTCCACTCCTCTATCGGTTTCATTACGCTTTACCTCTATACTAAGGATGTAAATTACAAGAATGTTTTGCCCCCCCTGATGTATGCCTTCGTCATTTTGCTTACATTGGATATTATCAGGTTGAATTGGCAGCTCTTCAACAAAGCGTACTGTCGTACAGTTGGTGCTTTGATGAGACGAAACGAAATCCATACATATAACGGAGTTTTATGGTATATTTTGGGACTTATCTTTTCgtttgaattcttttcgAAGGATGTAGCCTTGATCTCATTATTCCTATTGAGTTGGTCTGACACTGCAGCTTCTACTGTGGGTAGAAAATATGGTTATTTGACGCCGAAAATTGCAAGAAACAAGTCGCTTGCTGGATCACTGGCAGCATTTGCAGTTGGGTTAGCAACGTGTTACATGTTCTATGGCTATTTCGTCCCGCATTATGCTCAATTCAATAAACCTGGTGAAATAAAATGGTCCCCAGAGACCAGTAAATTGAGTTTAGCAAAACTATCCTGGTTAGGCGGCTTGGTAGCCGCTCTGAGTGAGGGCATTGATCTGTTCAATTGGGATGATAATTTTACGATTCCTGTATTATCATCCATTTTCCTTGATCTAGTTATTAGGATCTCCAGGAAATAA
- the NOP58 gene encoding RNA-processing protein NOP58 (similar to Saccharomyces cerevisiae NOP58 (YOR310C); ancestral locus Anc_8.787), protein MAYVLTETSAGYALLKASDKKIYKSTKLIQDLDTSDKVLKEFKIAAFSKFNSAANALEEASSIIEGKVSPQLQTMLEEIKKDKKSTLIVSETKLANSINKLGLNFNVISDAVTLDIYRAVKEYLPELLPGLTDNDLSKMSLGLAHSIGRHKLKFSADKVDVMIIQAIALLDDLDKELNTYAMRCKEWYGWHFPELAKIVTDSVAYARIILTMGIRSKAAETDMSSILPEEIEERVKSAAEVSMGTEITQVDLDNIKCLADQIVDFAAYREQLSNYLSARMKAIAPNLTQLVGELVGARLIAHSGSLISLAKSPASTIQILGAEKALFRALKTKHDTPKYGLLYHASLVGQATGKNKGKIARVLAAKAAVSLRYDALSEDRDDSGEIGLESRAKVENRLSQLEGRDFRTTPKVVREAKKVEITEARAYNADADTAAQVAESDSDDDSEDEAEEKIDEKKEEKKEKKKEKKDKKEKKRKRDEEEEDTKESKKSKKDKKEKKDKKEKKSKKSKK, encoded by the coding sequence ATGGCTTACGTTCTTACCGAAACCTCTGCTGGTTATgctcttttgaaagcttcTGACAAGAAGATTTACAAATCAACCAAATTGATTCAGGATTTGGACACATCTGATAAAGTCCTGAAAGAGTTCAAGATTGCAGCATTCTCTAAGTTCAACTCTGCTGCGAATGCTTTAGAAGAAGCTTCCTCAATCATTGAGGGTAAGGTTTCTCCACAATTGCAGACTATGTTGGAGGAGATTAAGAAAGATAAGAAATCCACATTGATTGTTAGTGAAACCAAACTGGCTAATTCTATTAACAAACTTGGTTTAAACTTCAATGTTATTTCTGATGCGGTTACTTTAGATATCTACAGAGCTGTCAAGGAGTATTTGCCAGAATTGTTACCAGGATTAACCGACAATGATTTGAGCAAAATGTCTTTAGGTTTAGCGCACTCTATTGGTCGTCACAAACTAAAGTTCTCTGCTGATAAGGTCGATGTTATGATTATTCAAGCTATTGCTTTACTAGATGATCTAGacaaagaattgaataCATATGCTATGAGATGCAAGGAATGGTACGGATGGCATTTCCCTGAATTGGCCAAGATCGTCACGGATTCAGTAGCATACGCTAGGATAATCTTGACTATGGGTATCAGATCCAAAGCTGCTGAAACCGATATGAGCTCTATCTTACccgaagaaattgaagaacGTGTGAAATCTGCGGCAGAAGTTTCCATGGGTACAGAAATCACACAGGTCGATCTAGATAATATCAAGTGTCTAGCTGACCAGattgttgattttgcaGCTTACAGAGAGCAATTATCAAACTATCTATCAGCTAGAATGAAGGCTATTGCGCCAAATTTGACTCAACTAGTCGGTGAACTGGTAGGTGCAAGGTTAATTGCTCATTCAGGTTCCCTAATCTCTTTAGCTAAGTCACCAGCTTCAaccattcaaattttgggTGCTGAGAAGGCACTGTTTAGAGCTCTAAAGACAAAACATGATACCCCAAAATATGGGTTACTTTACCACGCTTCATTAGTTGGACAAGCTACTGGTAAGAATAAGGGTAAGATAGCTAGAGTGCTTGCTGCAAAAGCTGCTGTCTCTTTACGTTATGATGCATTGTCTGAAGACAGAGATGACTCTGGTGAAATCGGTTTGGAATCAAGAGCCAAAGTTGAAAACAGATTATCACAATTGGAAGGTAGAGATTTTAGAACCACTCCAAAGGTTGTTCGTGAAGCAAAGAAGGTGGAAATCACTGAAGCCAGAGCTTATAATGCTGATGCTGATACTGCAGCACAAGTGGCAGAGTCTGATTCCGATGATGACAGTGAGGACgaagctgaagaaaaaatagatgagaagaaagaagagaagaaggaaaagaagaaggaaaagaaggacaagaaagaaaagaagagaaagagagacgaagaagaagaagatactaaagaatccaaaaaatctAAGAAGgacaagaaagaaaagaaggataaaaaagagaaaaaatctaAAAAGTCCAAGAAATGA
- the SNU66 gene encoding U4/U6-U5 snRNP complex subunit SNU66 (similar to Saccharomyces cerevisiae SNU66 (YOR308C); ancestral locus Anc_8.786), with product MANDLGISLEETNALRKQLGLKPILVESAKSEESDNGMFESKQLPNTEISLETTQFIEADKVSLLRKKLGRLNPKNNNKTSGGIDGDQSWLDSLGKRSLKPEKKLRMKYEEEDEEADVNDLPMLKTSYTFEKLQSKEQVILTLKESTINNDDQDDDILENEKEAQERVDSKNIQLKQMNRDRRRKKMKLHVSSLDFKDENENSDSGSVLLIGAQSSLLNEVKDNIEDESHSGRIKVKFEDKNISDNEDDDDKAVKIKKRKRKDINASLKKRRIKLPTEIRKVALIDEDAENDDFDDFSLSRNVKRKAQLTDNVKTSENIALEIEKEKLERRRRLENISQITRVTKGLIVDEGETFFDSLKPDIIDMNDDYQEIHKTNAGKDDDTGESEQAPSLNVKANGTAEVVQPDFHDGLASTLKFLQTRNVLPKKDPTQQAKDYEVADSAAQQKPRTRYPMVTEPSAERSKAELNGIAHTSKAPNLQYYNPEIKLVYQDKMGNQLTTKEAYKKLSQKFHGTKSNKKKQAQNQFKIEQRNRHAQLRHATDFDLL from the coding sequence ATGGCGAATGATTTGGGAATCTCACttgaagaaacaaatgCATTGCGCAAACAATTGGGGTTGAAGCCTATTCTAGTAGAATCAGCAAAATCAGAAGAATCAGACAACGGAATGTTTGAATCGAAACAACTACCAAATACTGAGATATCTCTCGAGACTACGCAATTTATCGAGGCTGATAAGGTGAGtttattgagaaaaaaactaGGAAGATTAAACCCTaagaataataataaaaCTTCAGGCGGAATTGATGGCGATCAAAGTTGGCTAGATTCTCTTGGTAAGAGAAGTTTGAAACCAGAGAAGAAGCTTCGAATGAAATACGAggaagaagacgaagaagCGGATGTTAATGATTTACCCATGTTGAAGACCTCATACACTTTTGAGAAACTGCAAAGTAAAGAACAAGTAATTTTAACTCTCAAAGAGAGCACAATAAATAACGATGATCAAGACGATGACATTCTAGAAAACGAGAAAGAGGCACAAGAAAGAGTAGACTCCAAGAACATTCAGCTGAAACAAATGAATAGGGACAGAAGgcgaaagaaaatgaaattgcaCGTTTCAAGCTTGGATTTTAAAGATGAGAATGAGAATTCGGATTCTGGCTCTGTTCTACTTATTGGAGCACAATCTTCTCTCTTGAACGAAGTTAAAGACAATATCGAAGACGAAAGCCATTCTGGCAGGATTAAAGTGAAATTTGAggataaaaatatatccgacaatgaggatgatgacGACAAAGCTgttaaaataaaaaagaggaaaaggAAGGACATCAatgcttctttgaaaaaacgCAGAATCAAATTACCTACTGAGATACGAAAAGTGGCATTAATTGATGAGGATgctgaaaatgatgattttgatgatttcagCCTCTCAAGAAATGTAAAAAGAAAGGCTCAGTTGACAGATAATGTTAAAACATCCGAAAATATTGCGttggaaattgaaaaggagaAGCTTGAGCGTCGGAGACGTTTAGAAAACATATCGCAGATTACCAGAGTGACAAAAGGACTCATAGTAGATGAAGGTGAAACCTTTTTTGACTCGTTAAAGCCCGATATAATTGATATGAACGACGACTACCAAGAAATACATAAAACCAATGCTGGTAAAGACGATGACACAGGAGAATCAGAACAGGCACCATCATTAAACGTTAAGGCTAATGGTACAGCCGAAGTGGTACAACCTGATTTCCACGATGGGCTCGCTTCAACGTTGAAGTTTCTGCAAACGAGAAACGTACTGCCGAAGAAAGATCCAACGCAACAAGCAAAGGATTATGAGGTAGCGGACTCAGCGGCGCAACAGAAACCCAGGACCCGTTATCCCATGGTTACAGAGCCTTCTGCCGAGCGCTCCAAGGCTGAACTAAATGGAATAGCACACACATCTAAGGCTCCAAACCTGCAGTACTACAATCCAGAAATCAAACTGGTATACCAAGACAAAATGGGTAATCAGCTCACCACTAAGGAAGCATATAAGAAGCTATCTCAGAAATTTCACGGTACCAAAAGTAATAAGAAAAAGCAGGCACAAAACCAATTCAAGATTGAACAGAGGAATAGACACGCTCAGCTACGGCACGCTactgattttgatttgctGTGA
- the SLY41 gene encoding Sly41p (similar to Saccharomyces cerevisiae SLY41 (YOR307C); ancestral locus Anc_8.785) — protein sequence MITTQSTTTKRRASVHKNLYDPALYRFPEPPLGVFQPKKQSIQLSSNEVISEDGDDKPSVAIEQVQEKFVSLFPHGIQQHLPEVDGKVTLVCLGWYVISSISSNLSKAILRDFTHPIALTEIQFLLNATFCILFISLVNFLKVEPFNKTTLSKACNNFPEGILPNYLNGSFKDCVTGKFLHPSKVIIIATFPMGIFQFVGHITSYKATSLIPVSLVHSMKALSPIITVGYYRLFQGKQYNPMTYLTLIPLILGVMVTCWSTHGNKKPNSKVNEAGLSIVTGLFHATVSMLIFVSQNIFAKSILTVKAKNGILPSSESSPTLQKKEISSIQIDKITILFYCSCTGFLLTLPLFLSGELFKDQSVFKDLTLNSFYLILIHGVTHFLQAMLAFQLIGMLSSVNYSVANIMKRIVIISVALIWESRFNFVQLLGLSMTLIGLYGYDKWGISRKAGYQL from the coding sequence ATGATTACCACTCAAAGCACTACTACAAAACGTCGTGCATCTGTGCATAAGAATTTATATGACCCAGCCCTATATAGGTTCCCTGAACCGCCATTGGGGGTATTCCAGCCTAAGAAGCAATCGATACAGTTATCTTCCAATGAGGTGATTTCTGAGGATGGCGATGACAAGCCATCAGTTGCTATAGAACAGGTGCAAGAAAAATTCGTGAGTCTGTTTCCGCATGGCATACAGCAACATTTACCAGAAGTTGATGGGAAAGTGACCTTGGTATGTTTAGGTTGGTACGTCATTTCCTCAATTTCTAGTAACCTTTCAAAAGCCATTTTGCGAGATTTTACGCACCCGATTGCGCTTACAGAGATCCAGTTTTTATTGAATGCGACGTTTTGCATTCTGTTTATTTCACTAGTTAATTTTCTGAAAGTTGAGCCGTTCAACAAAACTACACTCTCTAAGGCTTGCAACAACTTTCCAGAAGGCATATTGCCAAACTATTTGAATGGTAGCTTCAAAGACTGTGTAACAGGAAAATTTCTCCATCCCAGCAAGGTCATTATCATTGCCACGTTTCCCATGggaatatttcaatttgttggTCATATTACGTCATATAAGGCGACTTCATTGATACCAGTTTCATTAGTTCATTCAATGAAAGCGTTATCTCCTATCATTACTGTTGGTTATTATAGGCTTTTCCAGGGGAAGCAATATAATCCAATGACTTACTTGACATTGATACCATTAATTCTTGGCGTTATGGTAACATGTTGGTCAACGCATGGTAACAAAAAACCAAACTCTAAAGTTAATGAAGCAGGTCTTTCAATAGTTACCGGTTTATTCCATGCGACAGTTTCGATGTTGATCTTTGTTTcacaaaatatttttgctAAGTCAATACTTACCGTCAAGGCCAAAAATGGTATTTTACCATCTTCAGAATCGTCTCCAACCTTGcagaaaaaggaaatatcatcaattcAGATTGATAAAATCACCATTCTGTTCTACTGTTCATGCACTGGGTTTTTACTAACTTTGCCACTGTTTTTAAGTGGTGAATTGTTTAAAGATCAAAGTGtcttcaaagatttgaCTTTAAACAGTTTTTATTTAATTTTAATCCATGGAGTGACACATTTTCTTCAGGCCATGTTGGCATTTCAACTCATTGGAATGTTGTCTTCTGTGAATTATTCTGTTGCCAATATTATGAAACGTATTGTTATAATCTCTGTTGCGCTGATTTGGGAATCAAGATTCAACTTTGTTCAATTATTGGGATTGTCAATGACGCTCATTGGGTTGTACGGATACGATAAATGGGggatatcaagaaaagctGGGTATCAACTATAA
- the YHM2 gene encoding Yhm2p (similar to Saccharomyces cerevisiae YHM2 (YMR241W); ancestral locus Anc_8.784), whose translation MSANKQTAVLEKKPISFSNILLGAGLNLSEVTTLGQPLEVVKTTMAAHRNISFFQAIKHVWSRGGIFGFYQGLIPWAWIEASTKGAVLLFVSAESEYRYKVMGLNNFTAGIMGGVTGGVAQAYLTMGFCTCMKTVEITKQKSSAGGVPQSSWSAFKDIYKKEGIRGINKGVNAVAIRQMTNWGSRFGLSRLVEEGIRNFTGKTNPDDKLTALEKIFASAIGGGLSAWNQPIEVIRVEMQSKKEDPNRPKNLTVGKAFKYIYNSNGIKGLYRGVAPRIGLGVWQTVFMVGFGDMAREFVGKLTGEKPAAKH comes from the coding sequence ATGAGCGCAAATAAGCAAACCGCGGTGTTGGAGAAGAAGCCAATTTCATTCTCGAACATCCTTTTGGGTGCGGGTTTGAACCTTTCCGAAGTGACCACGCTTGGGCAGCCCCTAGAGGTTGTCAAGACCACAATGGCTGCCCATCGTAATATAAGCTTCTTTCAAGCTATCAAGCACGTTTGGTCACGTGGTGGCATATTCGGATTCTACCAAGGCTTGATACCTTGGGCATGGATCGAGGCCTCTACCAAAGGTGCTGTTCTACTATTTGTTTCAGCTGAATCTGAATATCGTTACAAAGTTATGGgtttgaacaattttaCCGCTGGGATCATGGGTGGTGTCACTGGTGGTGTTGCTCAAGCTTATTTGACCATGGGATTCTGTACTTGTATGAAAACAGTTGAAATTACGAAGCAAAAGAGTTCCGCTGGGGGTGTTCCACAATCTTCCTGGAGTGCCTTCAAGGatatttacaaaaaagagGGTATCAGGGGAATTAACAAGGGTGTTAATGCTGTTGCAATTAGACAAATGACCAACTGGGGTTCACGTTTCGGTCTTTCAAGATTGGTGGAAGAAGGTATTAGAAATTTCACTGGAAAAACGAATCCTGATGATAAACTAACAGCATtagagaaaatttttgcatCAGCTATCGGTGGTGGTTTAAGTGCTTGGAATCAGCCTATTGAAGTTATTAGAGTCGAAATGCAATCCAAGAAGGAAGATCCAAATAGACCAAAGAATTTGACAGTTGGGAAGGCATTTAAGTACATTTACAATTCTAACGGTATCAAAGGCTTGTACCGTGGTGTTGCCCCAAGAATAGGTTTAGGTGTCTGGCAAACAGTTTTCATGGTTGGTTTCGGTGACATGGCGAGAGAATTCGTTGGTAAGTTAACCGGTGAGAAGCCAGCTGCAAAGCACTAA